In Buchnera aphidicola (Ceratoglyphina bambusae), a single window of DNA contains:
- the tadA gene encoding tRNA adenosine(34) deaminase TadA, whose protein sequence is MKKALILAKKANNKNEIPVGSVLIFKNKIISKGYNSSIYKHDPTAHAEIIALRRGGYILKNYRLLKTTLYVTLQPCLMCLGAIIHSRIYRLVYGANSYMFSNYINLLYKKKIKIKNNVFKIKCKNIIKNFFKNKRK, encoded by the coding sequence ATGAAAAAAGCATTGATTTTAGCCAAAAAAGCTAATAATAAAAATGAAATTCCAGTAGGTTCAGTTTTAATATTTAAAAACAAAATTATTTCTAAAGGATACAATTCTTCTATTTATAAACATGATCCTACAGCACATGCAGAAATTATAGCTTTAAGACGAGGCGGTTATATTTTAAAAAATTATAGATTATTAAAAACTACTCTTTATGTTACCTTGCAACCTTGTTTAATGTGTTTGGGGGCTATTATACATAGTAGAATATATAGACTTGTATATGGTGCTAACTCTTATATGTTTTCTAATTATATAAATTTATTATATAAAAAAAAAATAAAAATAAAAAATAACGTTTTTAAGATTAAATGCAAAAATATTATAAAAAATTTTTTTAAAAATAAAAGAAAATAA
- the grpE gene encoding nucleotide exchange factor GrpE has protein sequence MKKCSQNVLKNETKILKLKNKKVLSEYKNILKKINKKKKKISKLKKISKDNLKKFSKRMNKEINKSYKYSLEEIIIEVINIIDSFEKAVELKKNVKNETIKIVLFELENILKFFKKILKDCKVNEINKLNIKFNPNFHQAISIENLKEIPNNFIVKIVQKGYFLYDRLLRPAIVTVNKK, from the coding sequence ATGAAAAAATGTAGTCAAAATGTTTTAAAAAATGAAACAAAAATTTTAAAATTAAAAAATAAAAAAGTTTTATCAGAATATAAAAATATTCTTAAAAAAATAAATAAAAAAAAAAAAAAAATATCTAAACTTAAAAAAATATCAAAAGATAATTTAAAAAAATTTTCTAAAAGAATGAATAAAGAAATAAACAAGTCTTATAAATATTCTTTAGAAGAAATAATTATAGAAGTTATTAATATAATAGATAGTTTTGAGAAAGCTGTAGAATTAAAAAAAAATGTGAAAAATGAGACTATAAAAATAGTTTTATTTGAATTAGAAAATATATTAAAATTTTTTAAAAAAATATTAAAAGATTGCAAAGTAAATGAAATAAATAAATTAAATATAAAATTTAACCCTAACTTTCATCAAGCAATTTCTATAGAAAATTTGAAAGAAATCCCTAATAATTTCATAGTAAAAATAGTACAAAAAGGCTATTTTTTGTATGATAGATTATTAAGACCTGCGATAGTAACAGTAAATAAAAAATAA
- the dnaQ gene encoding DNA polymerase III subunit epsilon, whose product MKRTIVLDTETTGINSITKIDNNKHKIIEIGAVEIFNRKLTGKEFHCYLNPNRKIEKKAFKVHGITNEFLLNKPSFCDVADNLIKFIKNSNLVIHNASFDIKFLEYELFNINHKIEKINKICNIIDTLKLARNLHPGRKNTLNVLCKRYKIKNINRKFHSAILDAKILSELYIRMTRKQNEINFFDNEEKYIKKSHKKYLKNIIKFADKKEIYLHKKILLKIKKKNKKN is encoded by the coding sequence ATGAAAAGAACTATTGTATTAGATACAGAAACTACAGGAATAAATTCTATAACAAAAATAGATAATAATAAACATAAGATAATAGAAATTGGAGCTGTAGAAATTTTTAATAGAAAACTTACTGGAAAAGAATTTCATTGTTATTTAAATCCAAATAGAAAAATAGAAAAAAAAGCTTTTAAAGTACATGGTATTACTAATGAATTTTTGTTAAATAAACCCTCTTTTTGTGATGTTGCAGATAATTTAATAAAATTTATAAAAAATTCTAATTTAGTTATTCATAATGCGTCTTTTGATATAAAATTTTTAGAATATGAATTATTTAATATAAACCACAAAATAGAAAAAATTAATAAAATATGTAATATAATAGACACATTAAAATTAGCAAGAAATTTACATCCAGGAAGAAAAAATACTTTAAATGTTTTATGTAAAAGATATAAAATAAAAAATATTAATAGAAAATTTCATAGTGCTATATTAGATGCAAAAATATTATCTGAGTTATATATAAGAATGACTAGAAAGCAAAATGAAATAAATTTTTTTGATAATGAAGAAAAATATATCAAAAAAAGTCACAAAAAATATTTAAAAAATATAATAAAGTTTGCTGATAAGAAAGAAATATATTTACATAAAAAAATATTATTAAAAATTAAAAAAAAAAATAAAAAAAATTGA
- the era gene encoding GTPase Era: MKIMTKKKNKFCGTIQIVGKTNVGKSTLFNKLLEKNISIISNRKNTTEKCIIGVKNYNNYQYIFIDTPGVSKIKKFNINKYYTKNINVDLIIFIVNKNIWNKEDEKILNKIKKNKIPVLLLINKIDKIKNKKILLPFLSFLNKKFNFFKLIPVSIIKNEFILYLKKIIKKILPRKEHIFKKRNITYNTKKFLISEMIREKFIYYLQKELPYAIKIKTIHIKNIKLNQLKILAEIIVKNFRHKKIVIGKNGNMIKKCNMKSRVNIENFFKKKVHLYLNVKCI; encoded by the coding sequence ATGAAAATAATGACAAAAAAAAAAAATAAATTTTGTGGAACAATACAAATTGTAGGAAAAACAAATGTTGGAAAATCTACTTTGTTTAATAAATTGTTAGAAAAAAATATATCTATAATTTCTAATAGAAAAAATACTACAGAAAAATGTATTATAGGAGTAAAAAATTATAATAATTATCAATATATTTTTATAGATACACCAGGGGTAAGTAAAATAAAAAAATTTAATATTAACAAATATTATACAAAAAATATAAATGTAGATTTAATTATTTTTATTGTAAATAAAAACATATGGAATAAAGAAGATGAAAAAATTTTGAACAAAATAAAAAAAAATAAAATACCAGTATTGTTATTAATAAATAAGATAGATAAAATAAAAAATAAAAAAATTTTACTTCCGTTTTTGAGTTTTTTAAATAAAAAATTTAATTTTTTTAAATTAATACCAGTTTCTATAATAAAAAATGAATTTATATTATATTTAAAAAAAATAATAAAAAAAATATTGCCACGTAAAGAACATATTTTCAAGAAAAGAAATATTACATATAATACTAAAAAATTTTTGATTTCTGAAATGATAAGAGAAAAATTTATATATTATTTGCAAAAAGAATTACCTTATGCAATAAAAATAAAAACAATTCATATAAAAAACATAAAGTTAAATCAACTTAAAATACTTGCAGAAATTATAGTAAAAAATTTTAGACATAAAAAAATAGTTATTGGAAAAAATGGAAATATGATAAAAAAATGCAATATGAAATCTAGAGTAAATATAGAAAATTTTTTTAAAAAAAAAGTGCATTTATATTTAAATGTAAAATGCATTTAA
- the rnc gene encoding ribonuclease III: protein MNFIEIKKLQKTLGYMFNKIELLKQALTHRSASGKHNERLEFLGDSILSFIIANALYKYFPFVNEGDMSRMRATLVRGNTLAQIAHEFDLGEYLKLGQGELKSGGFRRESILANTVEALIGSIFLDSNINITEKLILKWYYTRLKNINPEETKKDPKTRLQEFLQSKHLPLPIYFIIQVYGEAHSQLFTIQCKIYGVKKHIVGIGASRRKAEQDAAKRALLKLGIE, encoded by the coding sequence ATGAATTTTATAGAAATAAAAAAATTACAAAAAACATTAGGTTATATGTTCAATAAAATAGAATTATTAAAACAAGCACTCACTCACAGAAGCGCTAGTGGAAAACATAATGAAAGATTAGAATTCTTAGGAGATTCTATTTTAAGCTTTATCATTGCAAATGCTTTATATAAATATTTTCCGTTTGTAAACGAGGGAGATATGAGCAGAATGAGAGCTACATTAGTTAGAGGAAATACTCTAGCGCAAATAGCTCATGAATTTGATTTAGGGGAGTATTTAAAATTAGGTCAAGGAGAATTAAAAAGTGGAGGTTTTAGAAGAGAATCTATATTAGCTAATACCGTTGAAGCATTAATAGGAAGTATTTTTTTAGACAGTAATATTAATATTACTGAAAAATTAATATTAAAATGGTATTATACTCGTTTAAAAAATATAAATCCAGAAGAGACTAAAAAAGATCCAAAAACTAGATTGCAAGAATTTTTGCAATCTAAACATTTACCGTTACCAATATATTTTATAATTCAAGTATATGGAGAAGCACATAGTCAATTGTTTACAATTCAATGCAAAATTTATGGTGTTAAAAAACATATAGTTGGAATAGGTGCTAGTAGAAGAAAAGCTGAACAAGATGCAGCAAAAAGAGCTTTGTTAAAATTAGGTATAGAATGA
- the acpS gene encoding holo-ACP synthase gives MKIFGIGIDIIEIKRIKNMNIFFRNKLAKKILSKNEFKKYLLLKNCIKFLIKRFSVKEACVKALGTGIIKNLSFKNFEIYNNKLGKPKIKFLKKNLNFYKKKNIKKSHISISHEKKYFCAIVILES, from the coding sequence ATGAAAATATTTGGCATAGGAATAGACATAATAGAAATAAAAAGAATAAAAAATATGAATATTTTTTTTAGAAATAAATTAGCTAAAAAAATTTTATCTAAAAATGAATTTAAAAAATATTTATTATTAAAAAATTGCATAAAATTTTTAATTAAAAGATTTTCTGTTAAAGAAGCATGTGTAAAAGCATTAGGTACTGGCATAATAAAAAATTTATCATTTAAAAATTTCGAAATTTATAATAATAAATTAGGAAAACCTAAAATAAAATTTTTAAAAAAAAATTTAAATTTTTATAAAAAGAAAAATATTAAAAAAAGTCATATAAGTATAAGTCATGAAAAAAAATACTTTTGCGCTATAGTAATATTAGAAAGTTAA
- the rnhA gene encoding ribonuclease HI — protein MNKIHIYIDGSCIKNPGPGGYGILLKYKNFEKKISKGFYLTTNNRMELMAAIESLKCLKKKCLVTIITDSKYVILGISNWIKKWKMKKWKNTKKNVIKNLDLWKKLYNLTKKHKIEWIWIKGHKGNYENNICDKLAKNAAKNPIKNDNGYNST, from the coding sequence ATGAATAAAATACACATATATATAGATGGATCATGTATAAAAAATCCTGGACCAGGGGGATATGGAATTTTATTAAAATATAAAAATTTTGAAAAAAAAATTAGTAAAGGTTTTTATTTAACTACAAATAATAGAATGGAACTAATGGCTGCTATAGAAAGTTTAAAGTGTTTAAAAAAAAAATGTTTAGTTACTATAATAACAGATAGTAAATATGTAATATTAGGAATATCAAATTGGATAAAAAAATGGAAAATGAAAAAATGGAAAAATACAAAAAAAAATGTAATAAAAAATTTAGATTTATGGAAAAAATTATATAATTTAACGAAAAAACATAAAATAGAATGGATTTGGATAAAAGGACATAAAGGAAATTATGAAAATAATATATGTGATAAATTAGCAAAAAATGCTGCTAAAAATCCTATTAAAAATGATAATGGATATAATTCTACATAA
- a CDS encoding flagellar biosynthesis protein FlhA — protein MFNFSIFLKILKDFKKIKWSIFYAPIILLMLLTMMILPLPPILLDIFFTFNIVLSIMILLSSMFTKNTIDFISFPTILLFSTLLRLSLNIASTRIILTKGHTGFSSAGNVIESFGHFLLGNNFFAGIIIFIILIIINFIVITKGSGRIAEVGARFALDGMPGKQMAIDADLNSGSIEEKEAIKRRIKVYQEADFYGSMDGASKFVRGDAIAGILIMFINIVGGVLVGCIQHNMNFNTAIKTYTLLTIGDGLVAQIPALLISTSAGVMVTRISNEQNVSEQIVNQLFNNFKTVLFSSLVLFIVGLVPNMPHLVFLLASFMLYCFGSFLYVKKTHTEKLKNIKHYNIKKSFRDASWKDVKLEDTIKIELGENLYKSLNSIQKQDLLEKIKMIRKNFAKKIGFLPSVVYIRNNFALEKFEYRILIKGVEYYKGELFYNLFMIINNNTNVKFDFPYIKECIEPIYGIKAFWIEKKFEKKAKRLDCTIVDSNSILVANLNNILNKNLDELFGCYETQKLIEHINIKMPKLIEEIIPNIISLSTFNQILKNLLNENVYIRDMKTILESLIQNSYLTKDPNELTSIIRISLSKFICQEIFKNNYEVNIITLDKDLENAIEISCKNNRGIFEPELSNKLFKQTKLAIKNQIETNGFLVIVVDHSLRHILSKFLRQNFYNLYVLSFLEIPNNFTLKSTSIIGKM, from the coding sequence ATATTTAATTTTTCTATATTTTTAAAAATATTAAAAGATTTTAAAAAAATAAAATGGAGTATATTTTATGCGCCTATTATACTTTTAATGTTATTAACAATGATGATATTGCCATTACCTCCTATTTTATTAGACATATTTTTTACATTTAATATAGTTTTATCTATTATGATTTTGCTTTCTTCTATGTTTACAAAAAATACTATAGATTTTATTTCTTTTCCAACAATATTATTGTTTTCAACTTTATTGAGATTATCTTTAAACATTGCTTCTACTAGAATAATTTTAACTAAAGGACATACTGGTTTTTCTTCTGCTGGTAATGTTATAGAATCATTTGGTCATTTTTTGTTAGGAAATAATTTTTTCGCGGGTATAATAATTTTTATTATATTAATAATTATAAATTTTATAGTAATAACTAAAGGGTCAGGCAGAATAGCTGAAGTTGGTGCTAGATTTGCTTTAGATGGAATGCCTGGAAAACAGATGGCAATAGACGCTGATTTAAATTCTGGATCTATTGAAGAAAAAGAGGCTATAAAAAGAAGAATTAAAGTGTATCAAGAAGCTGATTTTTATGGTTCTATGGATGGAGCTAGTAAATTTGTTAGAGGTGATGCAATAGCTGGAATATTAATTATGTTCATAAATATTGTTGGTGGAGTTTTAGTAGGTTGTATTCAACACAACATGAATTTTAATACTGCAATAAAAACTTATACTTTATTAACTATAGGAGATGGTTTAGTAGCTCAAATTCCTGCTTTACTTATATCTACTTCAGCTGGTGTTATGGTTACTAGAATAAGCAATGAACAAAATGTTAGTGAACAAATAGTTAATCAATTATTTAATAATTTTAAAACAGTTTTATTTAGTAGTTTAGTTTTATTTATTGTCGGGTTAGTTCCTAATATGCCACATTTAGTTTTTTTATTAGCATCTTTTATGTTATATTGTTTTGGAAGTTTTTTATATGTAAAAAAGACACATACAGAAAAATTAAAAAATATAAAACATTATAATATTAAAAAATCATTTAGAGATGCTTCTTGGAAAGATGTTAAATTAGAAGATACTATTAAAATAGAATTAGGAGAAAATTTATATAAATCTTTAAATAGCATACAAAAACAAGATTTGTTAGAAAAAATTAAAATGATAAGAAAAAATTTTGCCAAAAAAATAGGTTTTTTACCTTCTGTAGTATATATAAGGAATAATTTTGCATTAGAAAAATTTGAATATAGAATTTTAATAAAAGGAGTAGAATATTATAAAGGTGAATTATTTTATAATTTATTTATGATAATAAATAATAATACAAATGTAAAATTTGATTTTCCTTATATCAAAGAGTGTATTGAACCTATTTATGGAATAAAAGCTTTTTGGATAGAAAAAAAATTTGAAAAAAAAGCAAAAAGATTAGATTGCACGATTGTAGATAGTAATTCTATATTAGTAGCTAATTTAAATAATATTTTAAACAAAAATTTAGATGAATTATTTGGATGTTATGAGACTCAAAAATTAATAGAACATATTAATATAAAAATGCCTAAATTAATAGAAGAAATTATTCCTAATATAATAAGTTTATCTACGTTTAATCAGATTTTAAAAAATTTGTTAAATGAAAATGTTTATATAAGAGATATGAAAACTATTTTAGAATCTTTAATACAAAATTCTTATTTAACTAAAGATCCTAATGAATTAACTAGTATAATTAGAATATCATTAAGTAAATTTATTTGTCAGGAAATTTTTAAAAATAACTATGAAGTTAATATAATTACTTTAGATAAAGATTTAGAAAATGCTATAGAAATATCTTGTAAAAATAATAGAGGAATATTTGAACCAGAATTATCAAATAAATTATTTAAACAAACTAAATTAGCTATAAAAAATCAGATAGAAACAAATGGATTTTTAGTAATAGTTGTAGATCATTCACTAAGACATATTTTGTCAAAATTTTTACGACAAAATTTTTATAATTTATACGTGTTGTCTTTTTTAGAAATACCTAATAATTTTACTTTAAAATCTACTAGTATAATAGGAAAAATGTAA
- the lepB gene encoding signal peptidase I: protein MMSDLISVVITLFTFFTFIFWMLSKYEKFYNKKNNIKKNNIKDFIGSFFYIFFIVFIIRSFIYEPFKIPSNSMFPTLITGDFILVEKFSYGIKDPIFHKNIININKPNNGDIAVFKYPKNENIYFVKRVIGVPNDIVIYDSKKKIFFVYKKYFFKKKKYIKNIISYSEYENKTKKENLNFFLNKNYKNFIINNNNKNFSYEEKIEYINDINHKILLTNKKKEQTNYKNSNLYIWNIPENKYFVLGDNRDDSFDSRYWGFVPEKNFIGKVTKIFISLDNSKEKYFKKILFDRIGNVI from the coding sequence ATGATGTCTGACTTAATTTCAGTTGTTATTACATTATTTACATTTTTTACATTTATTTTTTGGATGTTAAGTAAATACGAAAAATTTTATAATAAAAAAAATAATATTAAAAAAAATAATATAAAAGATTTTATTGGATCTTTTTTTTACATATTCTTTATAGTATTTATAATAAGATCATTTATTTATGAACCATTTAAAATACCATCTAATTCTATGTTTCCAACTTTAATAACAGGAGATTTTATTTTAGTTGAAAAGTTTTCTTATGGAATAAAAGATCCAATTTTCCACAAAAATATAATAAATATAAATAAACCTAATAATGGTGATATTGCAGTTTTTAAATATCCTAAAAATGAAAATATATATTTTGTAAAAAGAGTTATAGGTGTTCCTAACGATATAGTAATATATGATTCTAAAAAAAAAATATTTTTTGTATATAAAAAATATTTTTTTAAAAAAAAAAAATATATAAAAAATATCATAAGTTATTCAGAATATGAAAATAAAACAAAAAAAGAAAACTTAAATTTTTTTTTAAATAAAAATTATAAAAATTTTATTATAAACAATAATAATAAAAATTTTTCTTATGAAGAAAAAATAGAATATATTAATGATATAAATCATAAAATTTTATTAACAAACAAAAAAAAAGAACAGACTAATTATAAAAATAGTAATTTATATATTTGGAACATTCCTGAAAACAAATATTTTGTTTTAGGAGACAATAGAGATGATAGTTTTGACAGTAGATATTGGGGATTTGTTCCTGAAAAAAATTTTATAGGAAAAGTTACAAAAATATTTATTAGTTTAGATAACTCTAAAGAAAAATATTTCAAAAAAATATTATTTGACAGAATTGGAAACGTTATATAA
- the smpB gene encoding SsrA-binding protein SmpB: MKKKILFNKKIFYNYKIIKTLNAGLVLKGWEIKSIRSNNVNIENSYISIYKKNIFLMNFKINILKSHYKYINYEKYRKIKLLLKKNEILYLLNKIKKDNLTIIPIHMFWKKFLCKLKIGLSKGIKKIDKRYIKKKREWQIKKLRIIKNFK; the protein is encoded by the coding sequence ATGAAAAAAAAAATTTTGTTTAACAAAAAGATCTTTTATAATTATAAAATTATAAAAACTCTAAATGCTGGGTTAGTTTTAAAAGGGTGGGAAATAAAGTCAATAAGAAGTAATAATGTGAATATTGAAAATAGTTATATTTCAATATATAAAAAAAATATATTTTTGATGAATTTTAAAATAAATATCTTAAAAAGTCATTATAAATATATAAATTATGAAAAATATAGAAAAATAAAACTTTTATTAAAAAAAAATGAAATATTATATTTGTTAAATAAAATTAAAAAAGATAATTTAACTATTATTCCAATACACATGTTTTGGAAAAAATTTTTATGTAAATTAAAAATAGGATTATCAAAAGGAATTAAAAAAATAGATAAAAGATATATAAAAAAAAAAAGAGAATGGCAAATTAAAAAATTAAGAATTATAAAAAATTTTAAATAA
- the argS gene encoding arginine--tRNA ligase, which translates to MNIKLTLTNITKKSLRKNGIKKCYNIVIIESSNKLYGDYQVNGIMQISKEIKKKPEELCKDIIKKIKKKEIIKNVTFSYPCFINFFLNIKYIEKKMENIITCKRLSIKKCKKKRIVIDYSSPNIAKEMHVGHLRSTVIGDSMARIMEFLGNDIIRENHIGDWGHQYGMLIAYLNKKIEYKEIKNIKLNQLENIYKKAKKKFDNSKKFKKESKKYLIKLYKNDYKYIKIWKKIVKLTLIENEKIYKNLNISLKRKHVKGESFYKNMLEEIVLELKKKKIAKKKNGNVIIYLKKFRNKLGEKMGVIIQNKDKTFLYSTIDIACIKHRIRNLKADEIIYYVDYRQKRYLKQILEIAKKAKYINKNSIIKHHEFGTILSKNNKPFMTRNNKTIKLSKLIKESIKKSKKIIVNKHIGIKKKCMKKISNIIGIGAIKYFELSKNRKKNYIFNWNNILKLNGNTAIYIQYSYSRIISILKNSKIKIKEIKNKIKITNEEEKNISIKVLQFEETIINVSETGYPNILCNYLYNLSYIFSKFYEKHNIIYEKNNTIKHSRIKLLLIVSKIIKKGLNLLGIKTLNKI; encoded by the coding sequence ATGAATATAAAATTAACTCTTACTAATATAACTAAAAAATCATTAAGAAAGAATGGAATTAAAAAATGTTATAATATAGTTATAATAGAATCTTCTAATAAACTATATGGAGACTATCAAGTAAATGGAATTATGCAAATATCAAAAGAGATAAAAAAAAAACCTGAAGAATTATGTAAAGATATTATAAAAAAAATAAAAAAAAAAGAAATAATAAAAAATGTTACTTTTTCATATCCATGTTTTATAAATTTTTTTTTGAATATAAAATATATAGAAAAAAAAATGGAAAATATAATTACTTGTAAAAGACTTAGTATAAAAAAATGCAAAAAAAAAAGAATTGTTATAGATTACTCTTCACCTAATATTGCAAAAGAAATGCATGTAGGACATTTAAGATCTACTGTCATAGGTGATTCTATGGCTAGAATTATGGAATTTTTAGGAAATGACATAATAAGAGAAAATCATATAGGAGATTGGGGGCATCAATATGGAATGTTAATAGCATATTTAAACAAAAAAATAGAATATAAAGAAATTAAAAATATTAAATTAAATCAATTAGAAAATATTTACAAAAAAGCCAAAAAAAAATTTGACAATAGTAAAAAATTTAAAAAAGAATCTAAAAAATATTTAATAAAATTATATAAAAATGATTATAAATATATAAAAATATGGAAGAAAATAGTAAAATTAACATTAATAGAAAATGAAAAAATATATAAAAATTTAAATATTAGTTTAAAAAGAAAACATGTAAAAGGAGAAAGTTTTTATAAAAACATGTTAGAAGAAATAGTATTAGAACTTAAAAAAAAAAAAATAGCAAAAAAGAAAAATGGAAATGTAATAATTTATTTAAAAAAATTTAGAAACAAGTTAGGAGAAAAAATGGGAGTAATAATACAAAATAAAGATAAAACATTTTTATATTCAACTATAGATATAGCTTGTATAAAACATAGAATAAGAAATTTAAAAGCAGATGAAATAATATATTATGTTGATTATAGACAGAAAAGATATTTAAAACAAATTTTAGAAATTGCAAAAAAAGCAAAATATATTAATAAAAATTCAATAATAAAACATCATGAATTTGGAACAATTTTATCTAAAAATAATAAACCATTTATGACTAGAAACAACAAAACAATAAAATTATCTAAATTAATAAAAGAATCTATAAAAAAATCTAAAAAAATAATAGTTAACAAACATATTGGTATCAAAAAAAAATGTATGAAAAAAATATCTAATATAATAGGAATAGGAGCAATAAAATATTTTGAACTTTCTAAAAATAGAAAAAAAAATTATATATTTAACTGGAATAATATACTTAAATTAAATGGAAATACAGCTATATACATACAATATTCATATTCTAGAATAATATCAATATTAAAAAATTCAAAAATAAAAATAAAAGAAATAAAAAATAAAATAAAAATAACTAACGAAGAAGAAAAAAATATTTCAATAAAAGTATTACAATTTGAAGAAACAATAATAAATGTTTCAGAAACTGGATATCCTAACATATTATGCAATTATTTATATAATTTATCATATATTTTTTCAAAATTTTATGAAAAACATAATATTATATATGAAAAAAACAATACTATAAAACATAGCAGAATTAAATTATTATTAATAGTTTCTAAAATAATAAAAAAAGGATTAAATCTTTTAGGAATTAAAACTTTAAATAAAATATAA